A genomic window from Dama dama isolate Ldn47 chromosome 6, ASM3311817v1, whole genome shotgun sequence includes:
- the LOC133058571 gene encoding basic salivary proline-rich protein 3-like — protein sequence MQEQSFGPKELVAGCPQSRPSRRGLPPPHRQLPQPGRELGEGEEETLGEGGWGQGPPRCDPAPHLSVPLCECDLGARSRPPGARPGEPRAASREKATRGLGGAQGGREVWAHQQEFQELRGGCGTLGQAAWPFGHSEALLWPEGVRGSPRRPRPRLLAQQQASERGARRPLPRPPRPRPRRPRDPGPQDGPQVRPHPRGRSDIPGRPRRAWPVLSLRRRGGSQAPGGARGPPIADGPGPSGA from the exons ATGCAGGAGCAGAGCTTTGGGCCCAAGGAGCTGGTGGCCGGGTGCCCCCAGAGTCGGCCCTCCCGCA GaggcctgccccctccccatcgACAGCTGCCCCAGCCAggcagggagctgggggagggtgaggaggagaCCCTGGGTGAGGGAGGCTGGGGCCAGGGCCCCCCACGGTGTGACCCCGCCCCGCACCTCAGTGTCCCCCTCTGCGAA TGTGATCTGGGGGCCAGGAGCCGGCCGCCGGGAGCGCGGCCAGGGGAACCCCGCGCGGCCAGCAGGGAGAAGGCCACGCGGGGCCTGGGAGGAGCGCAAGGCGGGAGGGAGGTGTGGGCCCACCAGCAGGAGTTCCAGGAGCTGCGCGGGGGTTGCGGGACTCTCGGCCAGGCCGCCTGGCCCTTCGGCCACTCAGAAGCTTTGCTTTGGCCGGAAGGGGTCCGGGGCTCTCCCCG GCGGCCGCGGCCCCGGCTGTTGGCCCAACAACAGGCGTCTGAAAGGGGGGCGCGGCGGCCGCTGCCCCGGCCGCCCCGCCCCCGACCCCGGCGGCCCCGGGACCCCGGGCCGCAGGACGGGCCGCAGGTGCGCCCGCACCCCCGGGGGAGAAGCGACATCCCGGGGAGGCCGAGGCGGGCCTGGCCCGTCCTCTCTCTCCGGCGGCGCGGCGGTTCCCAGGCCCCGGGCGGGGCGCGGGGGCCTCCCATCGCAGACGGGCCGGGCCCCTCCGGAGCGTGA